One segment of Candidatus Nitrospira nitrosa DNA contains the following:
- a CDS encoding energy transducer TonB gives MALVGEKQFVVPAWAISLVLHGVVVGLSFAFSAQIKPLVQKNLFSWNVALVQQATDVSQAEPTESITASVKPVVKKVLPALPRPVPEPSQPIRPTEQNIETPPPTIVQQSAVPQVREEPPEQRVVEVTEAKTQPILESKESMASTTPSEPGESQLSQPEPAVNPAVPAVTSEAPISQENAVSAVAMSGAEARTDNRWLAESLWRRVAELKRYPSAARLNGQEGKVILKAVIRSDGQLADVVVQKSSGHSVLDEAAIEAVKLACPLYMKQAIGKPQIVVSLPIVYSLAN, from the coding sequence ATGGCATTGGTGGGTGAAAAACAGTTTGTGGTTCCTGCCTGGGCCATCTCATTGGTTCTGCATGGAGTGGTCGTTGGTCTATCCTTTGCATTTTCAGCACAGATCAAGCCTCTTGTGCAGAAAAATCTCTTCAGCTGGAATGTAGCCCTCGTGCAGCAAGCAACTGACGTTTCACAAGCAGAGCCGACAGAATCGATAACCGCATCGGTGAAGCCGGTAGTAAAAAAGGTTCTTCCCGCACTGCCTAGGCCTGTGCCGGAACCGTCTCAGCCCATTAGGCCGACGGAACAGAACATTGAAACGCCGCCGCCAACGATCGTGCAGCAGTCAGCGGTTCCTCAAGTACGTGAAGAGCCACCTGAACAACGGGTAGTTGAAGTGACTGAGGCCAAAACTCAGCCAATCTTGGAATCAAAGGAGTCCATGGCATCTACGACTCCGTCCGAACCAGGTGAGTCTCAGCTGTCTCAGCCGGAACCGGCTGTGAATCCAGCAGTTCCTGCCGTGACTTCCGAAGCTCCGATTTCTCAAGAGAATGCGGTTAGTGCTGTTGCGATGTCTGGTGCTGAAGCGAGGACAGACAACCGATGGTTGGCTGAATCATTGTGGCGTCGGGTCGCAGAGCTGAAGCGCTATCCAAGCGCTGCCCGTCTGAATGGGCAAGAAGGAAAAGTCATTCTGAAAGCCGTCATTCGATCGGATGGTCAGTTGGCTGATGTCGTTGTGCAGAAAAGCTCAGGACACAGCGTGCTCGATGAGGCAGCGATCGAAGCGGTCAAGCTCGCATGCCCGCTTTATATGAAACAGGCCATTGGAAAGCCGCAGATCGTCGTGAGTCTGCCCATCGTGTACAGTTTGGCAAACTAA